One Gigantopelta aegis isolate Gae_Host chromosome 1, Gae_host_genome, whole genome shotgun sequence genomic region harbors:
- the LOC121371018 gene encoding tripartite motif-containing protein 54-like isoform X1 translates to MPAEDYFQQQNEMCKKHQNLKLALFCRICSTAVCSLCALVSHRVHDILHLEDVYQAKKDQITAALADLKTSEEKSEVYTRRLAKQNKTLGYMKKRLLQDIDSSYENCIAMLSDTKKQLKEDVISNVAEQQADRNEQMEMVVQCNDSKTQHSLYCQQALSYVQAVHFIEMSEDLEKETRRLVEIPQLLDMKIEEVKVDLGTFDQVCKITDKTNDGIVFYSKDKDEDVMKKSSSVLMVRLDITGHFFCRPLSLTRTG, encoded by the exons ATGCCTGCCGAGGATTATTTCCAGCAGCAGAACGAGATGTGTAAGAAGCATCAGAACCTAAAGTTGGCTCTCTTCTGCCGGATTTGTTCGACTGCCGTCTGTTCATTGTGTGCTCTTGTTTCCCACAGAGTTCACGATATACTACACCTCGAAGACGTCTATCAAGCAAAGAAAGATCAAATCACAGCAGCTTTAGCTGATTTAAAAACGTCGGAAGAGAAGTCAGAAGTGTACACACGCAGGCTTGCTAAACAGAATAAAACTCTGGGTTACATGAAGAAACGCCTTTTGCAAGATATTGATTCTTCGTACGAAAACTGTATCGCAATGCTTTCcgatacaaaaaaacaactgaaaGAAGATGTCATTTCAAATGTAGCGGAACAACAGGCTGACAGAAATGAGCAAATGGAGATGGTCGTTCAATGTAATGACAGTAAAACCCAACATTCTCTTTACTGTCAACAGGCTTTGTCGTACGTACAAGCTGTTCACTTTATAGAAATGTCTGAGGATCTTGAGAAGGAAACCAGGAGGCTGGTAGAAATACCTCAACTGCTGGATATGAAGATAGAAGAGGTGAAAGTAGACCTAGGTACCTTTGATCAAGTTTGCAAAATCACAGATAAAACTAATGATGGAATTGTATTTTACAGTAAAGACAAGG ATGAGGATGTGATGAAAAAATCCTCTTCAGTGTTGATGGTCAGGCTGGATATTACAGGACACTTCTTT
- the LOC121371018 gene encoding tripartite motif-containing protein 54-like isoform X2, whose product MPAEDYFQQQNEMCKKHQNLKLALFCRICSTAVCSLCALVSHRVHDILHLEDVYQAKKDQITAALADLKTSEEKSEVYTRRLAKQNKTLGYMKKRLLQDIDSSYENCIAMLSDTKKQLKEDVISNVAEQQADRNEQMEMVVQCNDSKTQHSLYCQQALSYVQAVHFIEMSEDLEKETRRLVEIPQLLDMKIEEVKVDLDEDVMKKSSSVLMVRLDITGHFFCRPLSLTRTG is encoded by the exons ATGCCTGCCGAGGATTATTTCCAGCAGCAGAACGAGATGTGTAAGAAGCATCAGAACCTAAAGTTGGCTCTCTTCTGCCGGATTTGTTCGACTGCCGTCTGTTCATTGTGTGCTCTTGTTTCCCACAGAGTTCACGATATACTACACCTCGAAGACGTCTATCAAGCAAAGAAAGATCAAATCACAGCAGCTTTAGCTGATTTAAAAACGTCGGAAGAGAAGTCAGAAGTGTACACACGCAGGCTTGCTAAACAGAATAAAACTCTGGGTTACATGAAGAAACGCCTTTTGCAAGATATTGATTCTTCGTACGAAAACTGTATCGCAATGCTTTCcgatacaaaaaaacaactgaaaGAAGATGTCATTTCAAATGTAGCGGAACAACAGGCTGACAGAAATGAGCAAATGGAGATGGTCGTTCAATGTAATGACAGTAAAACCCAACATTCTCTTTACTGTCAACAGGCTTTGTCGTACGTACAAGCTGTTCACTTTATAGAAATGTCTGAGGATCTTGAGAAGGAAACCAGGAGGCTGGTAGAAATACCTCAACTGCTGGATATGAAGATAGAAGAGGTGAAAGTAGACCTAG ATGAGGATGTGATGAAAAAATCCTCTTCAGTGTTGATGGTCAGGCTGGATATTACAGGACACTTCTTT